The Amycolatopsis sp. QT-25 genomic sequence GATCGATCCGGCTCAGCAGTGCCCTCGTCGCGGCGAGGAGCGCACGGGGTGCGGGCACCCCGGCACCGTCACCGTGAGCTCTGCCGAGGAAGTCCAGGTCCGCCGATCGGTCGAGCAGCAGGGCCAGGTCACCGTGGTCCAGCGCGGTGGCCATCCCGCGCACGGTGTCCTCGACCAGCACGACGCGTTCGGCGTAGGGCAGGGTGTCCGGCAGGGTGCGGAGAGCGGCCGCCGCGGCCCGCAGCGCCTCCTGGTCCGGCCCCGCCCCGGTGGCGGTGAGCAGCTGGTGCAGTTGCCCGGCCACCCGGACGGGCCGCACGTCCGGCGTGAATTCCAGGTGGTGCAGATTGCGCACGAAGCCCGGCAGTTCGTCGCGATCGACGCCTCGGGCGACCAGGCAGAACAGTTGCCGATGCCTTCCCTCCGGCCCGAGCGTGTGCCGCAGGAATCGTTCGGACTCGGTGATCTGCCAGCGGCTCAGCGGCCCCTCCACCACCAGGCACAGATGCTGGGCCGAATCGGCGGCCTCGGCCAGGAAGCCGGGGTCGCCGGACAACGACCGGTCGGCGCGCACCCCGAGCAGGCGTAGTTCTTGGATCAGTTCCGCGGCGACCTTGGACTGCCGTGCGCTCGACACCAACACGTCCAAGTCGAACTCACGGCACCGGTCCCGCGCGGCGGCCACGTAGGCGTCGCGGTTGTCGGCCAGCACGTCGGTGCGGTCGAAGTCCTGTGCGATGACCGACGCGACCGTTTCCAGCGCGTAGGAGATCTGGTCCGCCTTGGGCACTTCCTCATCCAGGACCGGCAACTGCTCGCCGAAGCTCCAGTAAGAGACGTAGGGCACCGTGAGGTGACGCATCATCAAATCCACCGGGACGGTCTGCGCCAGCCAGTTGCCGAACAGCGGCGCCACGGTCTCGGCGCACTTGCGCTGCCACCGCTCGGCGCGCTCGTACTCGACTCGATTGTCCAATCTGGACAGAATGGGCAGCACCGAATGCCGGGGCCGGTCGTAGGGCATGCGGTCACGGGCGCGGTCGGCCCGCCGGGCGACGTCCACCACGTCGTCGAGGTTCTGGTCGTTGGCGGTGAACACCACGACCAGCCGGTCCGGCAGATGCGCGGTGCAGATGCCGGCGATGTCGGAGACACCGGTCCGGCTGTCGAGCAGTACGAAGTCGTAGTTCTCGATCCACACCGCCCGGCACCGCTCCAGGTACGCGGCGAACCCGCGCCGGTACAGTTCCTCCCAGTTCAGCGCCTGCATCCGCTTCGAATAGGAATCGTCCAGCTTGCCGGAAACCACGCGTCCGGCGGCCAGCAGATCGAGCCGTCCACCGTCGACGCCGACCCGGACGGGGTAGGACTCCAGGTTCCGCGGGGCCTCCCGTGTCCCGGCATCGCGCAGGAAGTCGTGCGCGAGGTCGACCACCCCGCGTTCGGGCTGCTCGGCCAGTTTCGGCCCGAAGTAGTGGTGCAGCCCGGGTGCTTCGAGGTCCCAGTCCACCGTGAGCACCCGGTAATCCCAGCGCGCCAGCAGCACGGCGACGTTCGCCAGCGTGAAACTGCGGCCCACCCCGCCCTTGTACGAATAGAAGGTGAGCACGGTGCCGGTCGTCATGCGAACCTCGGCAGCGGAGGAGTCGGCAGCAGCACCGGTTCCGGTACCTCGACGAGCGGCCAGTCCGGCCGCCACGGTGGCGCCTGGGCCACCAACTGCGCCAGGTCCCTGGCCAGCTCCCTGACCTTGAGGTGGAACTTGTTGTATTCGATGCTCTGCTGATAGGACGGATCCGGATAGGCGACGTCCTTGAAATCCCGCCAGGCCCGCACCTTTCCCTCTTCGGGGAAATTCTCCGAGTCCGCGTACAGGATCGGGTAGATCAACCCCTGGGAAGAAACACCGTTTCCCGCGAGTCCGAGCATCTCCTCCCTGGCCTGCATACTGCGCATCTCGGCCATGCACCAGGGTGACTGAAAGTAGGGCGGGGTCAGCAACTGAACCATGATCTTGCTGTGCCGCAGTGCGTCCCGCAGATTGGACGGCCAGTGCACCGCGCTGGGCATCTGCCGGTCCATGTACACTTTCAGGCTGCCGTACTCGTCGGCGAGACTTTCCCGCAGTTTGTCGTAGAAGTGGTTGAGCAGCCATTTCTGCACGCTGCCGTGACGGCTGTAGCTGATGAACAGATCGAACTCGTACTCGGACACGCCAACGATGATATGCGGCGGGCAACGGGCAGAAATCGACAAATAAAGGTGATTACCGGGACAATTGGCCGGTCAACTGGCCAAAAAAGGGACAACGGGCGGAACCGCCGATCACCCGCGAGTGGGGGTGGTGCGTTGTTTCCCCGCGACGAGCAGCGCGGCCTCGGTCGGCTCGGCGGGCAGTGTGCCGGACCGCCGTCAGCACTTCGGTGGCGGCCTCGTGGTTCCGCCAGGTCGACGGTTCACTCGGTGAGCTCGTCCAGGACCATGCGCCGCTCCAGCACGTCACGGGCGACGTCCAAGATCGACCGGTTCCGTCCGTAGGCGTGCGCCCGCAAGCGGGTGAAGGCGTCGTCCAGGCCGATGTGCAGCTGGGCGGCGAGCATGCCGGTGGCCACGTTGACGTCCTGGAACGACCGCACCGGATCCGGGGCGAATTCGTGCCCTTCGACCTCGGCCGTCCTGGCCTGCCGCAGCAGCGCCGCGGCACCGAGGTCCGCCGCCAGCGCGGCATCCCTCAATTCGTCGCTCGCCAGGCCACCGGGGCCGTGGCGGATCAGTTCCAGGGTGCCGAGCTTGATGGCGCCGAACCGGAGCGGGAACGCGAAGATCGCCACCACCCCGCTGTCGAGGGCGGCCTGCGCGAAACCCGGCCAGCGCACCTGCTCGATCCTGAGATCGGAGACCAGCACCGGCGATCCGGCGGCGAACGCCTCCACGCCCGGCCCCTCGCCGACGGTGTACTGCGCTTCCGCCAGATCGGCGGCCCAAGGGGCGCTGGCCCCCAGCACCTCCTCGGCGTGCGCACCACCCCGCAACGCCAGAATCGCCGCGTCCACGTGGTCGAAAGTCCGCACACAGGCGAGACAGACGGTCTGTGCCCAGCCGTCACGGCGACCCGCCACGTCCTCGGCGGCGGCGATGGCCCGCCACAACGGTGCCCGATGCCACCCATCCACCGCCGTACTCCCCCTGTCCGCCGTGGGCCACAACCCTGACCCTACGAGATGCCACCGCGGACGGCAGCGTCGTCCGCGGTGGCGGAGTTCAGCGCCGGGCGAGGACGCGCTTCGCCAGCCAACCGGCGTAGACGGCCAGTCCGGCGACCCCGGTCTTCCTGGTGGGGCGGGCCGCGATCGCCAGGCCGATGGCGAGTTCGGTGGCGCCGTTGCGGTAGGTCCAGTTGCGGACGTCGTCGGCGAAGGCCATCTTCGTGACGGGTTCGAAAGCCGCCGGAGCGGCGAAGTGGGCGAGACCGGTCGCGGCGATGCCCAGGCCGAGGACCCGGCCGATGCGTGAGGACATGGGATTGCCTTCCTTGTTCAGTCGAGCACGCCGGCGCGGCGCCAGAGCCGGCGGCTCGGGCCGCCGATGAGGCCGATCTCGGTGAAGTAGTCGACGGCCTTGGCCGCCCACGACGCCTTGGTCCGGCGCCAGTGCGGATTGGCGGTTGCGGCTTGCCGGGCTTCGCGGGGATCGAGTCCGACCGCGGTGTATGCCTTGGGATGCAACAGTTCCGACGTCGCGACGTAGGCCATGGCGGCGATCGTCCAGCGGATCAGTTCGCGGCCGACGCGGCCGTGCCGGGCCCAGGCACGGCCCAGTTCGTCCTTGGCGAAGCCGATGTGGCGTGCCTCTTCGATGACGTGGATGCGCGAGATCATCCGGATCATCGGTTGCAGCTTGTCGTCGCGCATCATCTCGCGTTGCATGCCGTCGGCGAGTTCTTCGACGTAGATGGCGCCGGCGAACAGCAGGGCCGGGCCGCAGATCGCGCCGAACACCTTGCCCGCGCGGTGCGCCGAGCGGCTCGGGCGCCGGACGACGCCGCCGGTCTTCGCGATCGAGCGGGCGAACATGGTGCTGTGACGGCATTCGTCGGCGATCTCGGTGAGCGCGTACTGGGCGTTGTGGGTCGTCGGGTCACTGTTGTAGACATGCCGCACGAGGCCCTGCATGAGGATCAGCTCGAACCAGATCCCCGACGCCGCGGCGGCCGCGGCCTCCTGACGGCTGAGCTCGGCGCGCTGGTCTTCGCCGAGACGTTCCCACAGTTCGGTGCCGTACAGGGAACACCGTTCCGGGGCCTTGCCGTACGCCCCGTCCACCAGCGGTGCCAGCCAGTCGACGTCGACGTCCGGGTCGTAGGAATGCCGTGCGGAGGAACGCTGCAGGCGCTCGGCGACACGTTCGCTTTCGGTGTTCGCGGTCATGAAGACCTCCTTGACTCCTCGTTCTCCGGCAGCGGTCCGCCGCCGTCCGGGATGACCTGGCCGGAATCGCGATAGGCCACCGCCTCGGGGAAACCATCGCGTTCGGCGAATTCGCGGAACCAGCGGCCTTCCGGGGTGTGCCGGGTGATGCCGTCGAAAAGCGTCGCGAGCGTCTGCGTGCCGGAGAGGCACATGTCGTCGTAGGCCTGGTTGATCATCAGCTTCTGCATCACCAGCTGGTTCGTCGGCACGCCCGCCATCCGATCGGCCATTTCCTCGACGGCGGCTTCGAGCCGCACGGGTTCCACCGCCTCGAGCGCGAGTCCCCGGTCCGCCGCCGTGACGCCGTCGATGGTGTCGCCGGTGAGCA encodes the following:
- a CDS encoding TIR domain-containing protein, producing the protein MSEYEFDLFISYSRHGSVQKWLLNHFYDKLRESLADEYGSLKVYMDRQMPSAVHWPSNLRDALRHSKIMVQLLTPPYFQSPWCMAEMRSMQAREEMLGLAGNGVSSQGLIYPILYADSENFPEEGKVRAWRDFKDVAYPDPSYQQSIEYNKFHLKVRELARDLAQLVAQAPPWRPDWPLVEVPEPVLLPTPPLPRFA
- a CDS encoding GAF and ANTAR domain-containing protein, which encodes MDGWHRAPLWRAIAAAEDVAGRRDGWAQTVCLACVRTFDHVDAAILALRGGAHAEEVLGASAPWAADLAEAQYTVGEGPGVEAFAAGSPVLVSDLRIEQVRWPGFAQAALDSGVVAIFAFPLRFGAIKLGTLELIRHGPGGLASDELRDAALAADLGAAALLRQARTAEVEGHEFAPDPVRSFQDVNVATGMLAAQLHIGLDDAFTRLRAHAYGRNRSILDVARDVLERRMVLDELTE
- a CDS encoding ATP/GTP-binding protein, with the protein product MTTGTVLTFYSYKGGVGRSFTLANVAVLLARWDYRVLTVDWDLEAPGLHHYFGPKLAEQPERGVVDLAHDFLRDAGTREAPRNLESYPVRVGVDGGRLDLLAAGRVVSGKLDDSYSKRMQALNWEELYRRGFAAYLERCRAVWIENYDFVLLDSRTGVSDIAGICTAHLPDRLVVVFTANDQNLDDVVDVARRADRARDRMPYDRPRHSVLPILSRLDNRVEYERAERWQRKCAETVAPLFGNWLAQTVPVDLMMRHLTVPYVSYWSFGEQLPVLDEEVPKADQISYALETVASVIAQDFDRTDVLADNRDAYVAAARDRCREFDLDVLVSSARQSKVAAELIQELRLLGVRADRSLSGDPGFLAEAADSAQHLCLVVEGPLSRWQITESERFLRHTLGPEGRHRQLFCLVARGVDRDELPGFVRNLHHLEFTPDVRPVRVAGQLHQLLTATGAGPDQEALRAAAAALRTLPDTLPYAERVVLVEDTVRGMATALDHGDLALLLDRSADLDFLGRAHGDGAGVPAPRALLAATRALLSRIDRRINAFTE
- a CDS encoding diiron oxygenase, whose protein sequence is MTANTESERVAERLQRSSARHSYDPDVDVDWLAPLVDGAYGKAPERCSLYGTELWERLGEDQRAELSRQEAAAAAASGIWFELILMQGLVRHVYNSDPTTHNAQYALTEIADECRHSTMFARSIAKTGGVVRRPSRSAHRAGKVFGAICGPALLFAGAIYVEELADGMQREMMRDDKLQPMIRMISRIHVIEEARHIGFAKDELGRAWARHGRVGRELIRWTIAAMAYVATSELLHPKAYTAVGLDPREARQAATANPHWRRTKASWAAKAVDYFTEIGLIGGPSRRLWRRAGVLD